The following nucleotide sequence is from Nocardioides eburneiflavus.
CTCGTCGGCGTCGACTACGGCCGCTTGACCGGTGGGCGTGGCGACATCCTGGACCAGCACCTCGAGTCGCTCCACTCGTCCCAGGGCGACGTCGCCACGTTCGAGCACCCGGTCCCGGCGCCGACCGGGGCACGGACCGCGCGCACCGCCCTCGTGACCCTCGTCCCGATCCGCGACTCGACCGGCCGGATGCTCTACGTGTTCGCCCAGGTGCAGGACATCACCTCGCAACGCGCAGCCGAGGACGAGCTGCGTCGCACCGAGGAGACGTTCCGCCTCCTGGTCGCCGCGGTGGAGGACTACGCGATCTTCATGCTCGAGCCCAGCGGCAGGGTGGCCAGCTGGAACGCCGGAGCCCGACGGATCAAGGGCTACGAGGCAACAGAGATCGTCGGGCGGCACTTCCGGGTCTTCTACCCCGAGGAGGACCAGCTGACCGGGCACCCGGAGCGCTACCTCGAGGGAGCCCGCCGGGACGGGTCCTTCGCCGAGGAGGGATGGCGGGTGCGTCGGGACGGCAGCCGGTTCTGGGCCAGCGTCGTCATCACTGCGGTGCACGACGAGAGAGGTCGGCTCATCGGCTTCGCCAAGGTCACCCGTGACCAGACCGAGCAGCGCGCGAACGCGGACGACCGGTCGGACGCGATGGCCGAGCTGACGCGCCTGCTCGCCGTGACGGCACACGAGCTCAGGACCCCGACGGCCGTCATCGACGGCAGCGCGCACACCCTCCAGACGACGGAGAGCCAGATGGCGGCCGGGGAGCGCGACCAGCTCCTCCGCGGCATCCGGAGCAGCGCGGACCGTCTGCGGCGCCTCGCCGCGGACCTGACCGCCGCCTCCCAGCTCGAGGGGACGGGACTGCGGCTGGAGCGGCAGAGCGTGTCGCTCGCACAGCTCATCCGGGGCGCAGCCCTCCGCCGTGCGACCACGAGCCCCGCCGTCCACGTCGAGGTCGACGCCGCCGACGAGGCGCGCATCCACGCCGACGAGGTCCGCCTCGCCCAGGCGCTCGACAACCTGATCGACAACGCGGTCCGCCACGGAGCACCCCCGTACGCGGTGTCCGCACGGGTGCGCGACGACGAGGTCGAGCTCCGGGTGACCGACGCAGGCCCGGGAGTGCCCGTCGAGCTGGTCCCACGAGTGTTCGACAGGTTCGCCACGGCTGGTCCCACCAGCGGGACGGGGCTCGGCCTCTACCTCGTGCGCGAGATCGCGCGGGTGCACGGCGGCGAGGTCGACTACCAGCCTCCGGCCGACGGCAGCCCGACGGCGTTCTGCGTCCGGTTCCCCACGCCGACCCCGTTCCGCTAGGGGCGGGCCGGCGACTGCCTCACAGCACCAGGGCCGCGGCCATCACGAGCGGCAGCGACACCACCGACGCCACCGAGGTGACGAGGGTCAGCGTCTTGAGCGTGCCCTTCGTCGACAGGCCGAGCAGCGACTTGAACATCCAGAAGAAGTTGCTGTTGACCTGCAGGGCGAACATCGCACCCGAGGCGATCGCCAGGCCGATGACGATGGGGGAGACGGTCAGCGAGTCCAGGATCGGGGCGATGATGCCGGCGGCGGTGATGGCGGCCACCGACACCGAGCCGATCGCGAGGTGCAGCACGGCCGCGATGAACCAGGCGAGCAGGATGCTCAGCACCACCGGCGCGCCCTCGTCGGCCCGGAACAGGTCGCCGAGCACGGCGTCGAGCCCGGTCGCCTCGATCACTGCGCCGAGGGAGCCACCGACACCGGTGATCAGCAGGATCTCGCCGGTCGTGTGGAAGCCGTCCTCCATCGCCTCGTTGGTGCGCTCCAGCCCGGCCGACGCCCGGGAGAGGCCGTACGCGCCGAGCAGGCCGATGAACAGCGCGGCGTTGGCGTCGCCGAGGAACGCGATCAACGAGTTGGACCACCCACCGAGCTCGGCGAAGGCGCCGAAGGCGATCAGCAGCAGCGGCACGAGGATCGGCAGCATCAGGACCGCGAGCGGCAGGCGGCGTACGCCCTGCGCCGCCTCGGCGGCCGTCGCCTCCGACTCGCTGCGCGCGAGCGCCTCGTGCGCCGACTCCGCCTCGCCGGTGAGGTAGTCACGGTCTGCGGCCTCCTGCTCGGCCATCGCCTCGTCGAGCTCCTCGTCGGTCTCGGCGTTCCAGAAGCCGCCGGCGGCGAAGAGCAGGCGCATCAGCAGGGTGGAGACCAGGGCGGTGATCAGCCCGATGACCACGCCGTAGACGAGCCAGTCGCCCAGCCGGATGTCGAGCAGGCCGGCGATCGAGATGGCAGCGAGGCCGGGGATCACGAACACGTAGCCGGCGAAGATCCCGCAGCCCAGCGCCGAGGCGAGGACGGGCAGTCCGATCCGGCCGATGAAGGGCGACGCGGAGCGGGCGACCGGCGCGGCCAGCACCACCTGCACGTCGACGTAGATCGACGGCATGACGACCGCCAACATCGACGTCAGCGCGTAGGGCAGGCGACCGGAGCCGACACGCTGGACGAGCAGCCCGACGAGTCGCCGGAAGGCTCCGGTGGAGTGGAGCAGCGACCCGATCAGGACACCGAAGCCGATCAGCAGGCCGACCTCGGCCATGATGCCGCCGAAGCCGGTCGTGATCGCCTCGATCGTGCCGACGAAGCCGACCCCGCTCGCCAGCCCGAGGTAGAGCGAACCGAGGACCAGCGAGATCACCGGGTCGATCCGCACGCGGACGATGAGCGCGATCACCAGGACGATCGCGATGGTGGTGTGCAGGGCGACCATGTGCTCTCCCCAAGAGGTAGTACGCAGGCCCGAGAGGCCTCCGAGGCGCCCCCTGTCTACCGGGACCCGACCGGGCTTGACCAGCCGGTGTCGAGGGGTGGGCGGCGTCGGAACGGTGCCCGGACGCTGGATAGGGTCGGGCGCGTGACTCCTCCGGCGACGTCGACCCTGCCCGCCGCGGTCCTCTGGGACATGGACGGCACGCTCGTCGACACCGAGCCCTACTGGATCGACACCGAGTACGCGATGGCCGAGAAGTACGGCGGCACGTGGTCGCAGGAGCACGCGATGAACCTCGTCGGCAACGCCCTGCTGGACTCGGGCGACTACATCCGGGTGCACATGGGCATCGACCGCACGCCGCAGCAGATCGTCGACGAGCTGCTCGACGGCGTCGTGGCGCGCGTCGAGGTGGAGGTGCCGTGGCGACCCGGGGCGCGGGAGCTGCTGACCGACCTCGGCGCACACGGGGTCCCCTGCGCGCTGGTGACGATGTCGTGGCAGCGCTTCGTGGCGCCGATCCTCGCCGAGCTGCCCGTGGGGTCGTTCGCCAGCGTCGTGACCGGCGACCGGGTCGGGCTCGGCAAGCCGCACCCCGAGCCCTACCTGACCGCTGCCGCGGAGCTGGGGCTGCACCCGGGCCAGTGCCTGGCGATCGAGGACTCCAACACCGGCGCGAAGTCCGCGGTGGCAGCCGGGTGCACCGTGCTGTGCGTCCCCCACCACGTGCCGATCCTCGAGGGGGAACGCCGGGTCTTCGCCGACACGCTCGAGGGCCTCGGCGTCGCCGACCTCGGCGCGATGGTGCCGCCGTGGGTCGCGACCCGCTGGCTCGACACGTGACCCGACCGTGACCATCCTGCTGTGGTCCGGGTCACGTCCGCCGGTCTAGGGTGCTGAACACACCTGATCGATTACCGGACGGAAGGACCCCGGATGTCTGTGACACGCACCGTGGCAGCTTGGACCACGGCTGTCCTGGCTGCCGCCACCCTGGCGAGCTGTGCCGAGAGCGAGCGCGACGGCGACGGCGGGAGCGGGGGCGGCGACGACGGCACGTTCGTCTTCGGCGCGGCGGGCGCCCCCGAGATGTTCGACCCCTACTACGCCACCGATGGTGAGACCTTCCGCATCAC
It contains:
- a CDS encoding GntP family permease, with amino-acid sequence MVALHTTIAIVLVIALIVRVRIDPVISLVLGSLYLGLASGVGFVGTIEAITTGFGGIMAEVGLLIGFGVLIGSLLHSTGAFRRLVGLLVQRVGSGRLPYALTSMLAVVMPSIYVDVQVVLAAPVARSASPFIGRIGLPVLASALGCGIFAGYVFVIPGLAAISIAGLLDIRLGDWLVYGVVIGLITALVSTLLMRLLFAAGGFWNAETDEELDEAMAEQEAADRDYLTGEAESAHEALARSESEATAAEAAQGVRRLPLAVLMLPILVPLLLIAFGAFAELGGWSNSLIAFLGDANAALFIGLLGAYGLSRASAGLERTNEAMEDGFHTTGEILLITGVGGSLGAVIEATGLDAVLGDLFRADEGAPVVLSILLAWFIAAVLHLAIGSVSVAAITAAGIIAPILDSLTVSPIVIGLAIASGAMFALQVNSNFFWMFKSLLGLSTKGTLKTLTLVTSVASVVSLPLVMAAALVL
- a CDS encoding HAD family hydrolase, translating into MTPPATSTLPAAVLWDMDGTLVDTEPYWIDTEYAMAEKYGGTWSQEHAMNLVGNALLDSGDYIRVHMGIDRTPQQIVDELLDGVVARVEVEVPWRPGARELLTDLGAHGVPCALVTMSWQRFVAPILAELPVGSFASVVTGDRVGLGKPHPEPYLTAAAELGLHPGQCLAIEDSNTGAKSAVAAGCTVLCVPHHVPILEGERRVFADTLEGLGVADLGAMVPPWVATRWLDT
- a CDS encoding ATP-binding protein, producing MVGPDKVSVVLVDDSVDVRTLVRMRLESSGRFDVVGEAADGEEAIDVVIRHEPQAVLLDVSMPAMDGLETLPSILAVRPGTAVVMFSGFGGTDLAAEARSLGALDFIEKSIPLEQLADRLLQSLGGAGPASTESSGERPSATADGGDGQEVDVAQLEQAILDEHLEGFRALFDRAAIGMATLTVHATIVRANEALAELMSCQPSDLVGVDYGRLTGGRGDILDQHLESLHSSQGDVATFEHPVPAPTGARTARTALVTLVPIRDSTGRMLYVFAQVQDITSQRAAEDELRRTEETFRLLVAAVEDYAIFMLEPSGRVASWNAGARRIKGYEATEIVGRHFRVFYPEEDQLTGHPERYLEGARRDGSFAEEGWRVRRDGSRFWASVVITAVHDERGRLIGFAKVTRDQTEQRANADDRSDAMAELTRLLAVTAHELRTPTAVIDGSAHTLQTTESQMAAGERDQLLRGIRSSADRLRRLAADLTAASQLEGTGLRLERQSVSLAQLIRGAALRRATTSPAVHVEVDAADEARIHADEVRLAQALDNLIDNAVRHGAPPYAVSARVRDDEVELRVTDAGPGVPVELVPRVFDRFATAGPTSGTGLGLYLVREIARVHGGEVDYQPPADGSPTAFCVRFPTPTPFR